One window from the genome of Aricia agestis chromosome 22, ilAriAges1.1, whole genome shotgun sequence encodes:
- the LOC121738117 gene encoding poly(A) polymerase type 3 isoform X1 yields MWPASQYTHTNSQNLVKTNEHQNQQNLKTLGMTSAISTAGPKPIDIEKTNELKESLVPFGVFESEAEMHHRMEVLGALHRLVRQWIREESLRKNMPPSIADTVGGNIYTFGSYRLGVHHRGADIDALCVAPRHIDRADYFQTFYELLKTQAQVKDLRAVEDAFVPVIKMNFDGIEIDLLFARLALKEIPDSFDLRDDMLLKNLDQKCVRSLNGCRVTDEILRLVPDINNFRLTLRAIKLWAKRHGIYSNTLGYLGGVSWAMLVARTCQLYPNALPATLVHKFFLVFSQWKWPQPVLLKQPDSVNLGFPVWDPRVNMSDRFHLMPIITPAYPQQNSTFNVSASTRTVIVEEFRLGLAITDEIMLGKCGWERLFEAPNFFARYRHFIVLLASSAKPHDQLTWCGLIESKIRHLITTLERNQHITIAHVNPECYNSVPLHTNDGHPLALPPGTPVSEEQPTELKKNEEGEVIPNVCSMWFIGLVFDKTNVNVDLTYDICSFTKAVHYQAESSSVLREGMTIEARHVRRKQLHQYLSPSLLKRERTVSGAKRKHDPPPPATKKTKRLSESSTDEVSILSYNDDSNSSNVCEVNLHNGAPEKDKNPEHTASTSSIACT; encoded by the exons GACCAAAGCCCATAGACATTGAGAAGACGAATGAGCTCAAAGAATCTCTCGTACCCTTTGGTGTCTTCGAGTCTGAAGCTGAGATGCATCATCGGATGGAGGTGCTCGGAGCCCTGCATCGGTTGGTGAGGCAGTGGATACGCGAGGAGAGCCTCCGCAAGAACATGCCTCCCAGCATAGCGGATACGGTCGGAGGGAATATATACACGTTTGGATCTTATAGACTTGGG GTGCACCACCGCGGTGCCGACATCGACGCCCTGTGCGTGGCGCCGCGCCACATCGACCGCGCCGACTACTTCCAGACCTTCTACGAGCTGCTCAAAACGCAGGCGCAG GTGAAAGATCTCCGCGCGGTGGAAGACGCATTCGTGCCGGTGATCAAGATGAATTTCGACGGCATAGAGATAGATCTGCTGTTCGCCAGACTCGCGCTCAAGGAGATACCGG ACTCGTTCGACCTCCGCGACGACATGCTGCTAAAGAACCTCGATCAGAAGTGCGTCCGGTCGCTGAACGGGTGTCGCGTCACCGACGAGATACTGCGCCTGGTGCCCGACATCAACAACTTCCGCCTCACGCTGCGTGCTATCAAGCTGTGGGCCAAGC GTCACGGCATCTACTCCAACACTCTCGGCTACCTCGGCGGCGTGTCGTGGGCGATGCTGGTCGCCCGCACCTGCCAGCTGTACCCCAACGCGCTGCCGGCGACCCTCGTGCACAAGTTCTTCCTGGTGTTCAGCCAGTGGAAGTGGCCGCAGCCGGTGCTGCTCAAGCAGCCGGACAGCGTCAACCTGGGGTTCCCGGTGTGGGATCCGCGG GTGAACATGTCAGACCGGTTCCACCTGATGCCGATCATCACGCCCGCCTACCCGCAGCAGAACTCCACCTTCAACGTGTCCGCCAGCACGCGCACCGTCATCGTCGAGGAGTTCCGCCTGG GTCTCGCGATAACGGACGAGATAATGCTGGGCAAGTGTGGCTGGGAGCGTCTGTTCGAGGCGCCGAACTTCTTCGCCCGGTACCGACATTTCATCGTGCTGCTGGCGTCGAGCGCCAAACCGCACGACCAGCTGACGTGGTGTGGACTCATCGAGAGCAAGATCAGACATCTCATCA CTACCCTCGAGCGGAACCAGCACATAACGATAGCCCACGTGAACCCCGAGTGTTACAACTCCGTGCCGCTGCATACTAACGACGGACATCCGTTGGCGCTGCCACCAG GCACGCCTGTCTCAGAGGAACAACCGACTGAACTCAAAAAGAATGAAGAG GGCGAGGTGATACCCAACGTGTGCTCCATGTGGTTCATCGGTCTCGTCTTCGACAAGACCAACGTCAACGTGGACCTCACGTACGACATCTGCTCCTTCACCAAGGCGGTCCACTACCAGGCCGAGAGCAGCAGCGTGCTGCGGGAGGGCATGACGATTGAG GCCCGTCACGTCCGCCGCAAGCAACTCCATCAATACCTGTCGCCGTCGCTGCTCAAACGCGAGCGGACGGTCAGCGGCGCGAAACGCAAGCACgacccgccgccgcccgccaccAAGAAGACGAAGAGGCTGAGTGAGAGCAGC ACGGACGAGGTCAGCATCCTATCGTACAACGATGACTCGAACTCGTCCAATGTGTGCGAGGTCAACCTGCACAACGGTGCACCGGAGAAGGACAAGAACCCCGAACACACGGCGTCGACGTCCAGCATAGCCTGCACGTAG
- the LOC121738117 gene encoding poly(A) polymerase alpha isoform X2, whose amino-acid sequence MNFDGIEIDLLFARLALKEIPDSFDLRDDMLLKNLDQKCVRSLNGCRVTDEILRLVPDINNFRLTLRAIKLWAKRHGIYSNTLGYLGGVSWAMLVARTCQLYPNALPATLVHKFFLVFSQWKWPQPVLLKQPDSVNLGFPVWDPRVNMSDRFHLMPIITPAYPQQNSTFNVSASTRTVIVEEFRLGLAITDEIMLGKCGWERLFEAPNFFARYRHFIVLLASSAKPHDQLTWCGLIESKIRHLITTLERNQHITIAHVNPECYNSVPLHTNDGHPLALPPGTPVSEEQPTELKKNEEGEVIPNVCSMWFIGLVFDKTNVNVDLTYDICSFTKAVHYQAESSSVLREGMTIEARHVRRKQLHQYLSPSLLKRERTVSGAKRKHDPPPPATKKTKRLSESSTDEVSILSYNDDSNSSNVCEVNLHNGAPEKDKNPEHTASTSSIACT is encoded by the exons ATGAATTTCGACGGCATAGAGATAGATCTGCTGTTCGCCAGACTCGCGCTCAAGGAGATACCGG ACTCGTTCGACCTCCGCGACGACATGCTGCTAAAGAACCTCGATCAGAAGTGCGTCCGGTCGCTGAACGGGTGTCGCGTCACCGACGAGATACTGCGCCTGGTGCCCGACATCAACAACTTCCGCCTCACGCTGCGTGCTATCAAGCTGTGGGCCAAGC GTCACGGCATCTACTCCAACACTCTCGGCTACCTCGGCGGCGTGTCGTGGGCGATGCTGGTCGCCCGCACCTGCCAGCTGTACCCCAACGCGCTGCCGGCGACCCTCGTGCACAAGTTCTTCCTGGTGTTCAGCCAGTGGAAGTGGCCGCAGCCGGTGCTGCTCAAGCAGCCGGACAGCGTCAACCTGGGGTTCCCGGTGTGGGATCCGCGG GTGAACATGTCAGACCGGTTCCACCTGATGCCGATCATCACGCCCGCCTACCCGCAGCAGAACTCCACCTTCAACGTGTCCGCCAGCACGCGCACCGTCATCGTCGAGGAGTTCCGCCTGG GTCTCGCGATAACGGACGAGATAATGCTGGGCAAGTGTGGCTGGGAGCGTCTGTTCGAGGCGCCGAACTTCTTCGCCCGGTACCGACATTTCATCGTGCTGCTGGCGTCGAGCGCCAAACCGCACGACCAGCTGACGTGGTGTGGACTCATCGAGAGCAAGATCAGACATCTCATCA CTACCCTCGAGCGGAACCAGCACATAACGATAGCCCACGTGAACCCCGAGTGTTACAACTCCGTGCCGCTGCATACTAACGACGGACATCCGTTGGCGCTGCCACCAG GCACGCCTGTCTCAGAGGAACAACCGACTGAACTCAAAAAGAATGAAGAG GGCGAGGTGATACCCAACGTGTGCTCCATGTGGTTCATCGGTCTCGTCTTCGACAAGACCAACGTCAACGTGGACCTCACGTACGACATCTGCTCCTTCACCAAGGCGGTCCACTACCAGGCCGAGAGCAGCAGCGTGCTGCGGGAGGGCATGACGATTGAG GCCCGTCACGTCCGCCGCAAGCAACTCCATCAATACCTGTCGCCGTCGCTGCTCAAACGCGAGCGGACGGTCAGCGGCGCGAAACGCAAGCACgacccgccgccgcccgccaccAAGAAGACGAAGAGGCTGAGTGAGAGCAGC ACGGACGAGGTCAGCATCCTATCGTACAACGATGACTCGAACTCGTCCAATGTGTGCGAGGTCAACCTGCACAACGGTGCACCGGAGAAGGACAAGAACCCCGAACACACGGCGTCGACGTCCAGCATAGCCTGCACGTAG